One segment of Strix aluco isolate bStrAlu1 chromosome 17, bStrAlu1.hap1, whole genome shotgun sequence DNA contains the following:
- the BHLHE23 gene encoding class E basic helix-loop-helix protein 23, protein MAELKSLGGEAYLALAPGYGPSAFAYGAVRGGAEGPRGAYPGGGGADFHPGALGKSAESSGEQSGDEEDGFEAGVKGGAAFEREGKLKGGALGKKPKEQRSLRLSINARERRRMHDLNDALDGLRSVIPYAHSPSVRKLSKIATLLLAKNYILMQAQALEEMRRLVAYLNQGQTLSTPLPATLNPFGQSAVYPFGGAALPGCPEKCTAFTGATSALCKHCNDKP, encoded by the coding sequence ATGGCCGAGCTCAAGTCGCTGGGCGGCGAGGCGTACCTGGCGCTGGCCCCGGGCTACGGCCCGTCGGCGTTCGCCTACGGGGCCGTGCGCGGCGGCGCTGAGGGCCCGCGGGGGGCCtacccggggggcggcggggcggacTTCCACCCCGGGGCGCTGGGCAAGTCGGCGGAGAGTAGCGGCGAGCAGAGCGGCGACGAGGAGGACGGCTTCGAGGCCGGGGTGAAGGGCGGCGCGGCCTTCGAGCGAGAGGGCAAGCTGAAGGGGGGAGCCCTGGGCAAGAAGCCCAAGGAGCAGCGCTCGCTGCGCCTCAGCATCAACGCGCGGGAGCGGCGGAGGATGCACGACCTGAACGACGCGCTGGACGGGCTGCGCTCCGTCATCCCCTACGCCCACAGCCCCTCGGTGCGGAAACTCTCCAAAATCGCCACCCTGCTTCTGGCCAAGAACTACATCCTCATGCAGGCGCAGGCCCTGGAGGAGATGCGGCGGCTGGTGGCCTACCTGAACCAGGGCCAGACGCTGAGCACCCCGCTGCCCGCCACCCTCAACCCCTTCGGACAGTCGGCCGTCTACCCCTTCGGCGGCGCGGCCTTGCCCGGCTGCCCCGAGAAATGCACTGCCTTCACAGGAGCCACCTCCGCCCTCTGCAAACATTGTAATGACAAGCCTTGA